Proteins co-encoded in one Moritella sp. F3 genomic window:
- a CDS encoding bile acid:sodium symporter family protein, which produces MDIPTINLLNLTLGGFNVSDIATGALILMMTTMGLTLKLSDFSRIMTQPLPVITGLLIQLLALPAIAFLLIAIYDPAFPIAIGMIILACCPSAATSNFFTHIAKGDVALSVTMTAISGIIVVFTTPLFINLGFMNLTGEGQTIYLPLLPSMLQILKLIILPVAVGMTLRHFASSLAQKIEPYATKLSFASILLVMCILFAEVYPSLDIIIELALAPVLTLNIVMMALGVTIAKVLKLNTQQARSICVEIGIQNYVLAVVIAITILKQPEFAIAAIVYLFTMYVCVFAFIAYCRFQDMTMNKTVRN; this is translated from the coding sequence ATGGATATTCCGACTATTAACCTACTTAATTTAACGCTAGGCGGGTTCAATGTCTCTGATATTGCAACAGGCGCATTAATTCTCATGATGACAACAATGGGGTTAACACTCAAACTAAGTGACTTCTCGCGTATTATGACGCAACCACTGCCCGTCATCACTGGACTATTGATTCAATTACTTGCTTTACCTGCTATCGCATTTTTACTTATTGCAATTTATGACCCTGCGTTCCCCATTGCGATTGGCATGATCATTTTGGCTTGCTGCCCGAGTGCCGCCACTTCTAATTTTTTCACCCACATCGCTAAAGGTGATGTGGCACTATCGGTGACGATGACAGCAATAAGCGGTATTATTGTCGTGTTTACCACACCGCTATTTATTAACTTAGGCTTTATGAATTTAACCGGTGAAGGTCAAACGATTTACTTACCTCTACTGCCATCAATGCTTCAAATTTTAAAACTGATCATCTTACCTGTTGCCGTTGGCATGACTCTTCGCCATTTTGCATCGTCGCTGGCACAAAAAATCGAGCCATACGCGACTAAATTGTCCTTTGCGTCCATCTTATTAGTGATGTGTATCTTGTTCGCCGAAGTTTACCCAAGCTTAGACATCATTATTGAGTTGGCTTTAGCCCCCGTGCTGACACTGAATATTGTCATGATGGCGCTTGGTGTGACTATTGCAAAAGTACTCAAACTCAATACTCAACAAGCTCGCTCTATTTGTGTTGAAATTGGTATTCAGAATTATGTACTCGCCGTGGTCATTGCTATTACGATACTAAAACAACCTGAATTTGCGATCGCAGCGATTGTTTATTTATTCACTATGTACGTATGCGTATTTGCCTTTATTGCGTATTGCCGCTTCCAGGATATGACGATGAATAAAACAGTGCGTAATTAG